One part of the Candidatus Babeliaceae bacterium genome encodes these proteins:
- the istB gene encoding IS21-like element helper ATPase IstB — protein MTNITTENLEKHLRQLCLSSFANNYIETAKQCVFDKKDHVEFLRELVSLEIEHRYHKRIEYLLGKAKLPRTKTLQSFEYKHIEGLSPIKIKQLATGEFMDRCENILIFGNPGTGKTHLAIALAQEWCMQGRRVYYTTAAQLLQDLLKAKVELKLNTFIKKLDYFAMLIIDDISYIPCNREETDVLFTLLSARYEMRSVMITSNLSFANWDQIFKDKMTTAAAIDRLVHHSNILELNAESYRVSTAKKSKKNAEQE, from the coding sequence ATGACAAACATTACTACTGAAAACTTAGAAAAACATCTTCGGCAGTTATGCTTAAGTTCGTTCGCGAACAATTATATTGAAACGGCAAAACAATGCGTGTTTGACAAAAAAGACCATGTTGAATTCTTGCGTGAATTGGTTAGCTTAGAAATAGAGCACAGATATCATAAGCGTATAGAATATTTGCTAGGCAAAGCTAAGTTACCAAGAACCAAAACGCTTCAATCATTTGAATATAAGCACATAGAGGGATTGTCGCCAATAAAAATAAAGCAGCTTGCAACAGGCGAGTTTATGGATAGATGCGAAAATATTTTAATCTTTGGTAACCCTGGCACTGGTAAAACTCATTTAGCAATAGCTTTGGCGCAAGAATGGTGTATGCAAGGTAGAAGAGTGTATTACACAACAGCAGCTCAATTACTTCAAGATTTATTAAAAGCGAAAGTAGAATTAAAGCTTAATACGTTTATTAAAAAGCTAGATTATTTTGCGATGCTAATAATTGATGACATCTCGTATATTCCCTGTAACAGGGAAGAAACAGATGTTCTTTTTACTCTGCTATCAGCTCGATACGAAATGCGCAGTGTAATGATAACTAGCAATCTATCATTTGCTAACTGGGATCAGATATTTAAAGATAAAATGACAACAGCAGCTGCTATAGATAGATTGGTGCATCATTCTAATATTTTAGAGTT